A stretch of the Archangium violaceum genome encodes the following:
- a CDS encoding toxin-antitoxin system YwqK family antitoxin: MLPSKMMQTLALGLVFAAPTAFAEGQSAKGGTQYNLNCPVGTKQFGNADDGLFCRKVEASKGMHTPHGPYVSYYPNGQKRSEGQYVDGFRSGQWTFYNEAGQVSGRTEFQRENYHGNRVLYFANGKPRLVEEYAKGKRNGLVQEFSADGKLVRQAQYRDDQQVATK, translated from the coding sequence ATGTTGCCTTCGAAGATGATGCAGACCCTCGCTCTTGGGCTGGTATTTGCTGCACCGACCGCCTTTGCGGAGGGGCAGTCGGCCAAGGGAGGGACGCAGTACAATCTGAACTGCCCTGTTGGCACCAAGCAGTTCGGCAATGCGGATGACGGACTCTTCTGCCGTAAGGTAGAGGCCTCGAAGGGCATGCACACTCCTCATGGCCCTTACGTTTCGTACTACCCTAACGGCCAGAAGCGCTCCGAGGGGCAGTATGTCGATGGTTTCCGTTCGGGTCAGTGGACCTTCTACAACGAGGCCGGCCAGGTGTCTGGCCGTACTGAGTTCCAGCGCGAGAATTACCATGGCAACCGGGTTCTCTACTTCGCGAACGGCAAGCCTCGCTTGGTGGAGGAGTACGCGAAGGGCAAGCGCAACGGACTCGTGCAGGAGTTCTCCGCGGACGGCAAACTCGTTCGCCAAGCTCAATACCGCGACGATCAACAGGTTGCGACGAAGTAG
- the ltrA gene encoding group II intron reverse transcriptase/maturase, translating to MESSLSERPEPHRPRRLADWLNPTGARKVHSLIDKVYKRKNLEIAWERVKANQGSGGVDGESIEAFGEQLHERLEQLHAELRADTYQPAPVRQVRIPKVGKPGEYRTLGIPTIYDRVCQQALLNRLEPLFEPVLDDASFGYRRGRSTKDALRKAWREVESGHEWIVDADLKDFFGSVDHEKLMTLVAQRVADGRVLRLLRAMLKAASYGEGRLFPTERGTPQGGVSSPLLSNILLTPFEREMRRKGYRLTRYADDWVVTCSSATEARAALAAATRTLETLGVRLNPQKTRIVHVKQGFEFLGFKLKRGMRLRLPPNKIRSGARSGVLYAYPREKSVRRFQDQIRSLTRRRAPVTTKELIRQINPVVRGWGHHYKRAHVRRSFHRLDGWIVRRIWSHRFKRWRCHGWKELPTPKLYGEYGLANLVQMIPSLATSKKHAFMKAGCGKSARPV from the coding sequence GTGGAAAGTTCCCTCAGCGAAAGACCCGAACCTCACCGTCCGAGGAGACTCGCGGACTGGCTCAACCCGACGGGGGCGAGGAAGGTCCACTCGCTCATCGACAAGGTGTACAAGCGGAAGAACCTGGAGATCGCCTGGGAGCGCGTCAAAGCGAACCAGGGCTCTGGTGGGGTGGACGGAGAGAGCATCGAAGCCTTCGGCGAGCAGCTCCATGAGCGGCTCGAACAGCTCCATGCCGAACTCCGCGCCGACACTTACCAGCCCGCCCCGGTGAGGCAGGTGCGTATCCCGAAGGTGGGCAAGCCGGGCGAGTATCGCACGCTGGGAATCCCGACCATCTACGACCGGGTGTGCCAGCAGGCGCTGCTCAACCGACTGGAGCCTCTCTTCGAGCCGGTACTCGATGACGCCAGCTTCGGGTATCGGCGAGGGCGATCAACGAAGGATGCGCTACGCAAGGCATGGAGAGAGGTAGAAAGCGGTCATGAGTGGATAGTGGACGCTGACCTGAAGGACTTCTTCGGGTCGGTGGACCACGAGAAACTGATGACGCTCGTTGCCCAGCGAGTAGCAGACGGACGAGTGCTGCGCCTGCTCAGGGCGATGCTCAAGGCCGCCAGCTACGGAGAGGGGCGCCTGTTCCCGACCGAGCGTGGCACCCCACAGGGTGGGGTGAGCTCACCACTGCTCAGCAACATCCTCCTGACGCCGTTTGAGCGGGAGATGAGGCGCAAGGGCTATCGGCTCACGAGGTATGCAGACGACTGGGTCGTCACCTGCTCATCTGCAACGGAGGCACGTGCTGCTCTGGCAGCAGCGACGAGGACCCTGGAGACGTTGGGCGTGCGGCTCAATCCGCAGAAGACGCGGATCGTGCACGTGAAGCAGGGCTTCGAGTTCCTTGGCTTCAAGCTCAAGCGAGGAATGCGGCTGCGGCTGCCGCCGAACAAGATCCGAAGCGGGGCGCGCTCGGGGGTGCTCTATGCGTACCCGAGGGAGAAGTCGGTCCGACGTTTCCAAGACCAGATCCGCAGCCTGACGCGGCGACGTGCACCGGTAACGACCAAGGAGCTGATTCGGCAGATCAATCCCGTTGTGCGGGGGTGGGGGCACCACTACAAGCGCGCCCACGTCCGAAGGAGCTTCCACCGGCTCGACGGCTGGATCGTGCGACGAATCTGGTCACACCGATTCAAGCGGTGGAGGTGTCACGGCTGGAAAGAGCTGCCGACACCGAAGCTGTACGGCGAGTACGGGCTTGCCAACCTCGTGCAGATGATTCCCTCCCTCGCGACCTCAAAGAAGCACGCCTTCATGAAAGCTGGATGCGGGAAATCTGCACGTCCAGTTTGA
- a CDS encoding reverse transcriptase domain-containing protein — translation MKQNKGSPGVDGMRVEELDPWLVNNWDAVRAQLLDGSYQPQPVREQEIPKSGGGVRKLGIPTVRDRLIQQSILQVLQPMYDPTFSEHSYGFRPGRSAHDAVCEAQRYIQEGRSWVVDVDLEKFFDRVNHDVLMGRLEKRIGDKRVLRLIRRYLEAGIVRRRMPCGRSGGYTRDSG, via the coding sequence GTGAAGCAGAACAAGGGCAGTCCCGGCGTCGATGGGATGCGCGTGGAGGAGCTGGACCCGTGGCTGGTGAACAACTGGGACGCTGTCCGGGCACAACTGTTGGACGGTAGCTACCAGCCCCAACCGGTACGGGAGCAGGAGATACCCAAGAGTGGCGGAGGAGTCCGGAAGCTGGGGATTCCGACGGTACGCGACCGGCTCATCCAGCAGAGCATCCTGCAAGTGCTGCAACCGATGTACGACCCCACCTTCTCGGAGCACAGCTACGGTTTCCGGCCCGGACGCAGCGCACACGACGCGGTGTGCGAGGCCCAGCGCTACATACAGGAGGGTCGGAGCTGGGTGGTGGACGTGGACCTGGAGAAATTCTTCGACCGCGTCAACCACGACGTGCTGATGGGAAGGCTGGAGAAGAGAATCGGGGACAAGCGGGTGCTGAGGCTGATTCGCCGCTACCTGGAGGCCGGAATCGTGCGGCGGAGGATGCCATGCGGACGCTCAGGCGGCTATACGCGGGACTCCGGCTAG
- a CDS encoding group II intron maturase-specific domain-containing protein, giving the protein MAKDPRAYLLGWKQYFQLADTPGVFRQLDEWLRHRLRALQLKQWKRGTTVFRELRARGTPEHMARRVAANTRRWWRNSGMYLQLALPTSFFDRLGVPRLAS; this is encoded by the coding sequence GTGGCCAAGGACCCGCGGGCGTATCTGCTGGGATGGAAGCAGTATTTCCAACTGGCGGACACCCCCGGTGTCTTCCGGCAACTGGACGAATGGCTGCGCCATCGCCTGCGAGCCCTCCAACTCAAGCAGTGGAAACGGGGGACGACGGTGTTCCGAGAGCTGCGCGCCCGGGGAACGCCCGAGCACATGGCCCGCCGGGTTGCCGCCAATACCCGCCGCTGGTGGAGGAACTCGGGCATGTACCTCCAACTCGCCCTGCCCACGAGCTTCTTCGACCGGCTGGGAGTTCCGAGACTCGCCAGCTAA
- a CDS encoding TIGR04552 family protein produces MGLRELERIRLILRGSSVIDWRRMHFQTRDEVDRFLRLCQIDTTRPEDESWARMVLADAVEYLRQTYNYRVADAVADPAELHDLFLYASGVKGLPRHRRIACIVLKVMHVIQHIEGRDLLHRLAVSEADLSELVMAKVLDVAQLLRDKGLPVVEFAHSIKSRESLITKLLAKRETVAAQIYDRTRFRIITQTQADILPVLYFLTQHLFPFNFVVPGQTENTLVSFKAVLAENPHLQQYAQHLHLDLDYEDREERTRNLFSGGSYRALNFVVDVPLRMDAYLPPPEQDSRERKNRTVFTLVEFQIIDEETSLQNEEGENAHKLYKRRQKRRVLRRLSRGLVVPKRQG; encoded by the coding sequence ATGGGCCTCCGCGAACTTGAGCGTATACGGCTCATCCTCCGGGGGAGTTCGGTCATCGACTGGCGACGGATGCACTTCCAGACCCGGGATGAGGTTGACCGCTTCCTCCGGCTCTGCCAGATCGACACCACCCGTCCTGAGGACGAATCGTGGGCTCGGATGGTGCTCGCGGATGCTGTCGAGTACCTGCGGCAGACCTACAACTACCGGGTAGCTGATGCCGTGGCGGACCCGGCGGAACTCCACGATCTCTTCCTTTATGCGTCCGGCGTGAAGGGGTTGCCGAGGCACCGACGCATCGCCTGCATTGTGCTCAAGGTGATGCACGTCATCCAGCACATTGAGGGGCGGGACCTGCTCCACCGTCTGGCGGTCTCCGAGGCAGACCTGTCCGAACTGGTGATGGCGAAGGTGTTGGATGTAGCGCAGTTGCTTCGGGACAAGGGACTGCCAGTTGTCGAGTTCGCCCACTCCATTAAGTCTCGTGAGTCCCTCATCACGAAGCTTCTGGCCAAGAGAGAGACGGTAGCGGCTCAAATCTATGACCGAACCCGCTTCCGCATTATCACCCAGACGCAGGCGGATATTCTCCCTGTCCTTTATTTCCTGACGCAGCATCTCTTCCCCTTTAACTTTGTCGTCCCTGGACAGACCGAGAACACTCTTGTCTCGTTCAAGGCTGTGCTTGCGGAGAACCCACACCTCCAGCAGTACGCACAGCACCTCCACTTGGATCTCGACTACGAGGACCGCGAGGAACGTACGCGCAATCTGTTCTCCGGTGGATCCTACCGAGCGTTGAACTTCGTCGTGGATGTTCCGCTGCGCATGGACGCGTACCTACCACCGCCTGAACAAGACTCGCGTGAGCGCAAGAACCGGACGGTTTTCACGCTCGTGGAGTTTCAGATCATCGACGAGGAGACCTCTCTCCAAAATGAAGAAGGAGAGAACGCCCACAAGCTCTATAAGCGTCGGCAGAAGCGGCGTGTTCTGCGCCGCCTCTCTCGAGGGCTCGTTGTACCAAAGCGACAAGGATAA